A region from the Neurospora crassa OR74A linkage group V, whole genome shotgun sequence genome encodes:
- a CDS encoding ssh-4, whose translation MITMPDYRPGMNGIIIGLLSSFGSAILIGCFFLIFYFFRCTTSGRIFLDRIGRPGEYDDEQQFLREEAEALETMDDMQRTEYLRAKAFIAANPPESLQTDISLSQYLAIQEKGVSAWEFEPELEIANCFVEARTEIEFFDSECTVMSNLPVPKQNEVYYWEAKIYDKPENTLISIGMATKPYPLFRLPGFHKYSVAYLSNGTRRYNQPFNATSYGPQVVQGDVIGVGYRPRSGTIFFTRNGKKLEDVVHGLKSQNFFPSIGANGPCIVHVNFGQAGFVFIEANVKKWGLAPMTGSLAPPPPYGSEQGSILLEAGTKDGFTSTLGRGRGYSHPVQTYSRQGLAAVDSSHNRTRSGNFRMFPPTSPGPVRSPTDISLAHLVPTEDAGEPSSSAAALVDQDGQPITGGFLSPDQPPPEYTSPVNSRPGSRRHSSDSENTPLIQLSGRSRGASSATARPIQSGGSHNRPRAGSHRPPSPPIPSYQDAVRQGAGRDRSDSTRSARDSS comes from the exons ATGATAACAATGCCAGATTACCGTCCCGGGATGAATGGCATCATCATTGGTCTGTTATCGTCCTTCGGGTCGGCGATACTGATCGgctgcttcttcctcatcttctacttcttccgCTGCACAACATCAGGGCGCATCTTCCTCGACCGCATTGGTCGACCTGGCGAATACGATGACGAGCAACAATTTCTGcgggaggaggctgaggccCTCGAGACGATGGATGATATGCAACGGACGGAATACTTGAGGGCAAAAG CTTTTATCGCCGCCAACCCACCCGAGTCCCTGCAGACGGACATTTCGCTATCCCAATATCTTGCCATACAGGAGAAGGGAGTGTCGGCGTGGGAGTTTGAGCCGGAGCTGGAAATCGCAAATTGCTTTGTCGAGGCCCGCACCGAGATCGAGTTCTTCGATTCCGAATGCACCGTCATGAGTAACCTGCCGGTGCCGAAGCAGAATGAGGTTTACTACTGGGAGGCCAAGATTTACGATAAGCCCGAGAATACGTTGATTAGCATAGGAATGGCTACCAAACCGTATCCTCTGTTCAGGCTCCCTG GCTTTCACAAGTACTCTGTCGCGTACCTATCCAACGGAACACGTCGCTACAACCAACCTTTCAATGCTACTTCCTACGGCCCGCAAGTTGTTCAAGGCGATGTTATTGGCGTCGGCTACCGCCCGCGAAGTGGCACGATTTTCTTCACTCGAAACGGAAAGAAGTTGGAGGATGTAGTACACGGTTTGAAGTCGCAAAACTTCTTCCCCTCGATCGGCGCGAACGGACCCTGCATCGTCCACGTCAACTTTGGTCAGGCTGGCTTTGTCTTCATCGAAGCCAATGTCAAGAAGTGGGGTCTCGCTCCTATGACTGGCTCGCTcgcaccgccaccgccataTGGTTCCGAGCAAGGCAGTATTCTCCTCGAGGCCGGCACCAAGGATGGGTTTACCAGCACGCTTGGACGTGGGCGCGGGTACAGTCATCCCGTGCAGACGTATTCTAGACAAGGCTTGGCTGCAGTCGACTCTTCTCATAACCGCACACGATCAGGCAACTTTCGAATGTTTCCACCAACGAGCCCAGGACCCGTTCGCAGCCCGACAGATATCTCGCTTGCTCATTTGGTACCCACGGAGGATGCAGGCGAACCTAGCAGTAGTGCTGCAGCGTTAGTCGACCAAGATGGGCAGCCCATAACCGGTGGATTCCTCAGTCCGGATCAGCCACCTCCCGAGTATACCAGCCCTGTCAACTCTCGACCGGGGAGCAGGAGACATAGCTCCGACAGCGAAAACACCCCTCTTATCCAACTCAGCGGCAGGAGTCGAGGTGCCTCGTCAGCCACAGCAAGGCCGATTCAGAGCGGTGGAAGCCACAACAGGCCAAGGGCAGGTTCTCATAGGCCGCCGAGCCCTCCGATTCCGAGCTATCAGGATGCAGTTCGACAAGGCGCTGGACGTGATAGGAGTGACAGCACGAGAAGTGCGAGGGACTCGAGTTAA
- a CDS encoding endonuclease/exonuclease/phosphatase → MTLRESPAPGSAQLHVRFVSFNIRFATDNPVPGEQPWTERRPRLCAQLNFLTSGHDSTFLCLQEVLYSQLLDIQDSLGPSWSHIGRGREDGKLAGEFSPIFFRVDEWDCEDWKTYWLSETPERPSIGWDAVLERIVTVGSFRHKTTSKAVIVMSTHFDHRGQIAREESSKLILMLASEWRRTHGDSYPPLVLGGDLNSTPTDQAYKTLTSSDSGLQDTSAVFPDELKYGNRDITYTSFGEPDEEPKTIDFLFVQRPPTLILRLFGILPNKFDDGVFLSDHRPIFVDMEV, encoded by the coding sequence ATGACGCTCCGAGAATCGCCGGCCCCGGGTTCTGCTCAACTCCATGTCCGATTTGTGTCGTTCAACATCCGCTTCGCTACCGATAATCCTGTTCCTGGAGAGCAACCGTGGACTGAACGTCGGCCAAGGCTTTGTGCTCAACTCAACTTTCTTACCTCTGGCCATGACTCAACATTTCTCTGCCTCCAAGAAGTCCTTTACTCACAGCTTCTTGATATCCAGGATTCTCTCGGTCCGTCGTGGAGCCATATTGGCCGGGGCCGAGAAGACGGCAAACTGGCTGGCGAGTTCTCACCCATCTTTTTCCGAGTGGACGAATGGGACTGTGAAGACTGGAAGACGTATTGGCTTTCCGAGACTCCAGAAAGGCCGTCAATCGGTTGGGATGCTGTCCTTGAGAGAATCGTGACCGTCGGATCATTCCGCCACAAGACGACAAGCAAAGCGGTCATTGTTATGAGTACCCATTTTGACCACCGAGGGCAGATTGCGAGGGAAGAAAGCTCCAAGCTCATTCTCATGCTAGCCTCCGAATGGAGACGAACGCATGGTGACTCTTATCCTCCTTTGGTTCTGGGCGGCGACCTCAACAGCACCCCGACAGACCAGGCATACAAGACGTTGACCTCATCTGACTCGGGACTGCAAGACACATCTGCGGTTTTTCCAGATGAACTAAAGTACGGCAACCGCGACATTACATACACGTCTTTTGGCGAGCCAGACGAGGAGCCAAAGACCATCGATTTTCTCTTTGTCCAGAGACCACCAACCCTCATACTCAGGTTGTTTGGAATTCTGCCAAATAAATTTGACGATGGTGTCTTCCTGTCTGACCACCGACCTATCTTTGTGGATATGGAGGTGTGA